One window from the genome of Magnolia sinica isolate HGM2019 chromosome 4, MsV1, whole genome shotgun sequence encodes:
- the LOC131242865 gene encoding alpha-galactosidase 1-like isoform X2: protein MKGYLASHLLISLLLFISFSVSTSRFIRSGNDTVVRRSLLSNGLGITPPMGWNSWNHFYCEIDEKTIREIADALVSTGLSKLGYHYVNIDDCWAELNRDSEGYLVPRNSTFPSGIKALADYVHSKGLKLGIYSDAGYQTCSRTMPGSLGFEEQDAMTFASWGIDYLKYDNCWNGGIRPTVRYPVMTRALMKTGRPIFFSLCEWGDMHPALWGAKVGNSWRTTNDIADNWESMVSRADANEVYADLARPGGWNDPDMLEIGNGGMTNDEYIVHFSLWAVSKAPLLIGCDVRNISNETLAILSNKEIIHINQDPLGVQAKKVRMEGDGEIWAGPLSGYRFVVLILNRSKDWTYDIIAHFDDIGLPPGTVVKARDLWKHETLKERYENQLTAIVRPHSCRVFVLTPIS from the exons ATGAAGGGATACTTAGCTTCTCATCTCCTCATATCTCTGCTTCTCTTCATCTCATTCTCCGTTTCCACTTCCAGATTCATAAGGTCGGGAAATGATACCGTCGTCAGACGGAGTCTTCTCTCTAACGGTCTTGGCATTACGCCTCCGATGGG GTGGAATAGTTGGAATCACTTTTATTGCGAGATTGACGAGAAGACAATCAGAGAAATTG CTGATGCTTTGGTATCAACTGGCCTTTCCAAGCTTGGATATCACTATGTTAACATAG ATGATTGTTGGGCTGAGTTGAATCGTGACTCAGAG GGTTATTTGGTCCCTAGAAATTCGACGTTTCCATCTGGTATTAAGGCTCTTGCAGATTATGTACATAGCAAGGGGCTTAAGCTTGGAATCTATTCAGATGCAGG GTATCAGACATGTAGCAGGACAATGCCAGGATCACTTGGTTTTGAAGAGCAAGATGCTATGACCTTTGCTTCATGG GGAATTGATTATTTGAAGTATGATAATTGCTGGAACGGTGGCATTAGGCCAACAGTTCG ATATCCTGTAATGACAAGAGCGCTAATGAAGACGGGCCGCCCAATCTTTTTCTCTCTCTGCGAATG GGGGGACATGCACCCGGCTCTGTGGGGTGCTAAAGTTGGAAACAGTTGGAGGACTACCAATGACATTGCTGATAACTGGGAGAG CATGGTCTCGAGAGCTGATGCGAATGAAGTGTATGCCGATCTTGCAAGGCCTGGTGGATGGAATG ATCCAGACATGCTTGAAATAGGAAATGGAGGGATGACAAACGATGAGTACATAGTCCACTTCAGCTTATGGGCTGTTTCCAAG GCTCCCCTTCTAATCGGATGTGATGTGCGAAACATAAGTAATGAAACACTGGCAATCCTcagcaacaaggagatcattcacattaaccaag ATCCTCTTGGTGTTCAAGCTAAGAAGGTTAGGATGGAAGGAGATGGCGAG ATTTGGGCTGGACCCCTCTCGGGCTATAGGTTTGTCGTCCTTATACTAAATCGGTCTAAAGATTGGACATACGACATCATAGCTCACTTTGATGACATTGGTCTCCCACCAGGGACGGTGGTCAAAGCAAGAGATCTCTGGAAG CACGAGACATTGAAGGAGAGATATGAGAATCAATTGACGGCCATAGTTCGTCCACACTCATGCAGGGTGTTCGTGTTGACGCCGATATCTTAG